In Mycolicibacterium phocaicum, one DNA window encodes the following:
- the mddA gene encoding methanethiol S-methyltransferase: MSPTPPPDVVAGPKITSCPVLRHPTNRPDDRPGARRATLAYGAVSYALFLGVFVYAMWFVADVIVPRSVDRAIHAPVGQAVIIDLGLLSVFAVQHSVMARPAFKRWWTRFVPVAIERSTYVLFASAALALVFWQWRSIDTVVWQVDSEPAAVALYALATVGWMTVLASTFMIDHFELFGVRQVVLAWQSKAHADNGFRTVLLYRLVRHPLMLGFVVAFWATPTMTAGHLLFSLTTTGYILVAIQLEERDLIAALGEQYRVYRDRVPMLVPKLWR, translated from the coding sequence ATGAGCCCCACACCGCCGCCGGATGTCGTTGCCGGACCGAAGATCACCAGCTGCCCGGTGCTCCGTCACCCCACGAACCGACCCGACGATCGACCGGGAGCCCGCAGGGCCACGCTGGCCTACGGCGCGGTGAGCTACGCGTTATTCCTCGGTGTGTTCGTTTACGCCATGTGGTTCGTCGCAGACGTCATCGTGCCGCGCAGCGTCGACCGCGCAATCCACGCGCCGGTCGGACAAGCGGTGATCATCGACCTCGGCTTGTTGAGCGTTTTCGCGGTCCAGCACAGCGTGATGGCCCGGCCGGCTTTCAAACGGTGGTGGACCCGTTTCGTGCCGGTCGCCATCGAGCGGAGCACCTACGTGCTGTTCGCGTCTGCGGCACTCGCGCTGGTGTTCTGGCAGTGGCGCTCGATCGACACGGTGGTGTGGCAGGTGGATTCCGAGCCGGCTGCCGTGGCGCTGTACGCACTGGCGACCGTGGGCTGGATGACGGTGCTCGCTTCGACGTTCATGATCGACCACTTCGAACTCTTCGGCGTCCGCCAGGTGGTGCTCGCGTGGCAGTCGAAGGCCCATGCGGACAACGGTTTCCGCACGGTGCTCCTCTACCGGCTGGTGCGGCACCCGCTGATGCTCGGATTCGTCGTCGCCTTCTGGGCCACGCCGACCATGACGGCCGGGCACCTGCTGTTCTCGCTCACCACGACCGGGTACATCCTGGTGGCAATCCAGCTCGAGGAGCGCGACCTGATCGCCGCGCTGGGCGAGCAGTACCGCGTGTATCGCGACCGCGTGCCGATGCTCGTGCCGAAGTTGTGGCGGTGA
- a CDS encoding mycofactocin-coupled SDR family oxidoreductase — MGSLDGKVAFITGAARGQGRSHAVHLAREGAGIIAVDICADIASNGYPMASRDELSETVALVESVGGKIVADVADVRDFAELKSAVDAGVEQFGRLDIVCANAGIATMAFRELTIEEELEMWTDVIDVNLTGALHTAKAAIPHIIAGGRGGSIIFTSSTAGLKGFGGSQAGGLGYAASKHGIVGLMRTLANALAPQSIRVNTVHPTAVNTMMAVNPAMTAFLENYPDGGPHLQNPMPVGLLEPEDISHAVAFLASDAAQYITGVTLPVDAGFCNKL, encoded by the coding sequence ATGGGATCGTTGGACGGGAAGGTCGCCTTCATCACCGGCGCGGCCCGTGGGCAGGGGCGTAGCCACGCCGTGCATCTCGCCAGAGAAGGTGCGGGCATCATCGCCGTGGACATCTGCGCCGACATCGCGTCGAACGGCTACCCCATGGCCAGCCGCGACGAGCTCTCCGAAACCGTGGCTCTCGTCGAATCGGTGGGCGGCAAGATCGTCGCCGACGTCGCCGACGTCCGTGATTTCGCCGAACTCAAGTCAGCGGTGGATGCCGGCGTCGAGCAATTCGGTCGCCTCGACATCGTCTGCGCGAACGCCGGCATCGCCACGATGGCATTCCGTGAGCTGACCATCGAAGAAGAACTCGAGATGTGGACCGACGTCATCGACGTCAACCTGACGGGCGCCCTGCACACCGCCAAGGCCGCGATCCCCCACATCATCGCCGGCGGGCGCGGCGGGTCGATCATCTTCACCAGCTCCACTGCCGGGCTCAAGGGCTTCGGCGGTTCGCAGGCCGGCGGTCTGGGATATGCGGCGTCCAAGCACGGCATCGTCGGACTCATGCGAACACTGGCCAATGCGCTTGCCCCACAGAGCATCCGGGTCAACACCGTGCACCCGACCGCCGTCAACACCATGATGGCGGTCAACCCGGCCATGACGGCGTTTCTGGAGAACTACCCCGATGGTGGCCCACACCTGCAGAACCCCATGCCTGTCGGGCTGCTCGAACCAGAAGACATCAGCCACGCCGTCGCCTTCCTGGCCTCCGATGCGGCGCAATACATCACCGGGGTCACGCTTCCGGTCGACGCCGGCTTCTGCAACAAGCTGTGA
- a CDS encoding TetR/AcrR family transcriptional regulator, with protein sequence MTQARKSKADDGGARQRLIEATVQIMHDEGYAAATSRRVAAQAGVKQALVYYYFPTMDDLFVEALRAGGEVALERLREVLLDEDPLRALWRINSDPRQTVLSTEFMALANHRKAVGAELKAYSERVRDIETAAVTLVLRTAGVNLDAYPPVVISMIVAQIARSVGNENAVGVTRGHEELRAFIDRQIELLTKAAEVVRD encoded by the coding sequence ATGACCCAGGCACGCAAATCGAAGGCCGATGACGGCGGTGCCCGACAGCGCCTGATCGAGGCGACGGTGCAGATCATGCACGACGAGGGATACGCCGCGGCCACCTCGCGGCGGGTCGCGGCCCAGGCCGGCGTCAAGCAGGCGTTGGTCTATTACTACTTCCCGACCATGGACGACCTGTTCGTCGAGGCGCTTCGTGCCGGCGGGGAAGTGGCTCTGGAGCGGCTGCGGGAAGTGTTGCTCGACGAGGACCCGCTGCGCGCGCTGTGGCGGATCAACAGTGACCCGCGACAGACGGTGTTGAGCACCGAATTCATGGCATTGGCCAACCATCGCAAGGCCGTTGGCGCCGAATTGAAGGCGTACTCGGAACGTGTGCGCGATATCGAGACCGCGGCGGTGACGCTGGTTCTGCGGACCGCCGGCGTGAATCTGGACGCGTACCCGCCGGTGGTGATCTCCATGATCGTCGCCCAGATCGCGCGCAGCGTCGGCAATGAGAATGCGGTCGGTGTGACCCGGGGGCATGAGGAACTCCGCGCGTTCATCGACCGGCAGATCGAGCTGTTGACGAAGGCTGCGGAAGTCGTGCGCGACTGA
- a CDS encoding aldehyde dehydrogenase family protein, with translation MTVQSVLEDITNRPGHGDVIAIINPATEEVIAEFRDGGAEAVDAAVTRARASFTSGVWSGLPGNERAKVLWRVADLIDQHADELAQIDSLNTGMPYFQAFMIMSTCAESFRYYAGWCTKVNGIAHDVQQTGGITGAFTTMHAYTLKEPYGVVGLIFPWNGPVFNACTKLAPALAAGCSCVVKPAEETPLSALLLERILAEAGVPGGVVNLVTGYGHTVGAAITAHPGVDKVAFTGSTEVGKQIVQAAGGGNLKRVALELGGKSPVLIYDDADLDTAITMAAMGIFIHSGQGCISGSRIFAQRSVYEKVVEGVANIANSVKLGAPTEDGVLIGPIISAKQLDQVLGFIDGGRRDGVEIVAGGDRLDRSGFFVHPTVLTDVAPTARLYQQEIFGPVVAILPFDDDDEVVALANDSEYGLAATAWTKDIGRAHRLAKRLDAGTVTLNCQMVFDHSMPFGGYKQSGWGHEWGRDGIESFLKTKTVYTQL, from the coding sequence ATGACGGTGCAATCGGTCCTGGAAGACATCACGAACCGGCCGGGCCACGGGGACGTCATCGCGATCATCAACCCCGCCACCGAGGAGGTGATCGCCGAATTCCGGGACGGCGGCGCCGAAGCGGTCGACGCTGCCGTGACCCGTGCGCGCGCGAGTTTCACCTCGGGGGTGTGGAGCGGGCTGCCCGGCAACGAGCGGGCCAAGGTGCTGTGGCGGGTGGCCGATCTGATCGACCAGCACGCCGACGAACTCGCCCAGATCGATTCCCTCAACACCGGAATGCCGTATTTCCAGGCGTTCATGATCATGTCGACGTGCGCCGAATCGTTCCGTTACTACGCGGGCTGGTGCACCAAGGTCAACGGCATCGCCCACGATGTGCAGCAGACCGGCGGCATCACGGGCGCCTTCACCACCATGCACGCCTACACACTCAAAGAGCCCTACGGCGTTGTCGGGCTGATCTTCCCGTGGAACGGGCCGGTGTTCAACGCGTGCACCAAGCTGGCGCCAGCCCTGGCCGCGGGGTGTAGCTGTGTCGTCAAACCCGCTGAGGAGACGCCCCTTTCGGCCCTGCTGCTGGAGCGGATCCTGGCCGAGGCCGGCGTACCGGGCGGCGTGGTCAACCTCGTCACCGGATACGGCCACACGGTCGGCGCGGCGATCACCGCGCATCCCGGCGTCGACAAGGTCGCCTTCACCGGCTCCACCGAAGTGGGCAAGCAGATCGTGCAGGCCGCCGGCGGTGGCAATCTCAAGCGGGTCGCGCTCGAATTGGGCGGCAAGTCACCGGTTCTGATCTACGACGACGCCGATCTGGACACCGCCATCACGATGGCGGCGATGGGTATCTTCATCCATTCCGGGCAGGGCTGCATCAGCGGATCGCGAATCTTCGCCCAGCGAAGCGTGTACGAGAAGGTGGTCGAGGGCGTCGCCAACATCGCTAACTCGGTGAAGCTCGGTGCACCGACAGAAGACGGCGTCCTGATCGGCCCGATCATCAGCGCCAAGCAGCTCGACCAGGTGTTGGGCTTCATCGATGGGGGCCGCCGGGATGGCGTCGAGATAGTCGCCGGCGGAGACCGGCTGGATCGCAGTGGATTCTTCGTGCACCCAACGGTTCTCACCGATGTCGCGCCCACCGCGCGGCTGTACCAGCAGGAGATCTTCGGGCCGGTGGTCGCGATCCTGCCGTTCGATGACGACGACGAGGTCGTGGCCCTGGCCAACGATTCCGAGTACGGACTGGCCGCGACGGCCTGGACCAAGGACATCGGCCGCGCGCACCGACTCGCCAAACGTCTCGACGCCGGCACCGTCACGCTGAACTGCCAGATGGTGTTCGACCACTCGATGCCCTTCGGCGGCTACAAGCAGTCCGGCTGGGGGCATGAATGGGGACGCGACGGCATCGAGAGCTTCCTGAAGACCAAGACGGTTTACACCCAACTTTGA
- a CDS encoding carboxymuconolactone decarboxylase family protein — MTELDTERGRLAYAEVMTVAAPPQSTPVDDHLRDVVFGDVWQRPGLTRRERRFITLPCVADADAEDPLRAHVYAALNSGDITIVEMRETVLHFAVYAGWPKASRFNMIVDQEWNRIHQERGLPVPEPERLLPLPTPSDPEERLAVGAQCFKDINCLPFAPNQDNPFQGAGILNFVFGEMWLRPGLARKERRLITVACVAFQDAPFPIVSHVYAALKSRDVSFDEMDELMLHFAAHCGWPKAAHLSQVAAEQKRRVTQEWAAEAG; from the coding sequence ATGACAGAGCTGGACACCGAGCGCGGCAGGCTGGCCTACGCCGAAGTCATGACGGTTGCCGCACCACCGCAGTCAACCCCGGTGGACGACCATTTGCGGGATGTGGTCTTCGGCGACGTCTGGCAGCGGCCAGGACTGACCCGGCGCGAACGTCGCTTCATCACCCTCCCCTGCGTCGCGGACGCCGATGCCGAAGATCCGTTGCGCGCACATGTTTACGCCGCCCTCAACAGTGGTGACATCACGATCGTCGAGATGCGGGAAACCGTCCTGCATTTCGCCGTGTATGCCGGCTGGCCGAAGGCTTCCCGCTTCAACATGATCGTCGACCAGGAGTGGAACCGCATCCATCAGGAGCGGGGCCTGCCGGTACCCGAGCCCGAACGGCTGCTGCCGCTTCCCACTCCCAGTGACCCCGAAGAACGCCTGGCCGTCGGCGCGCAGTGCTTCAAGGACATCAACTGCCTGCCGTTCGCGCCGAACCAGGACAACCCATTCCAGGGCGCCGGCATCTTGAACTTCGTCTTCGGCGAAATGTGGCTGCGGCCCGGGCTGGCGAGAAAGGAACGGCGCCTGATCACCGTGGCCTGTGTCGCCTTCCAGGACGCGCCGTTTCCCATCGTCAGCCACGTCTACGCCGCGTTGAAGAGCCGCGACGTGTCGTTCGACGAGATGGACGAACTGATGCTGCATTTCGCCGCACACTGCGGATGGCCGAAAGCCGCACATCTGAGTCAGGTTGCCGCCGAGCAGAAACGGCGCGTGACGCAGGAGTGGGCCGCCGAGGCCGGCTGA
- a CDS encoding mycofactocin-coupled SDR family oxidoreductase codes for MAGRVEGKVAFITGAARGQGRSHAVRLAEEGADIIAIDVCGPVSSNPQIAPATRDDLAETADLVKQLNRRIVTAEVDVRDYAAVKAAVDNGVEQLGRLDIICANAGIGNGGQTLDHTSEEDWTDMIDVNLSGVWKSVKAAVPHLISQGQGGSIILTSSVGGLKAYPHTGHYIAAKHGVVGLMRTFAVELGHHSIRVNSVHPTNVNTPLFMNEGTMKLFRPDLENPGPDDMKVVAQMMHVLPVGWVEPVDISNAVLFLASDESRYVTGLPMTVDAGSMLK; via the coding sequence ATGGCGGGACGGGTAGAGGGCAAGGTCGCATTCATCACCGGAGCGGCCCGTGGTCAGGGGCGTAGTCACGCCGTGCGGCTCGCCGAAGAGGGCGCCGACATCATCGCCATCGACGTCTGTGGTCCGGTGAGCAGCAACCCCCAGATCGCACCCGCGACGCGGGACGACCTTGCCGAAACGGCGGACCTGGTCAAGCAGCTGAACCGGCGCATCGTCACCGCCGAGGTCGACGTGCGCGACTACGCCGCGGTGAAGGCCGCTGTCGACAACGGCGTCGAACAGCTCGGCCGGCTGGACATCATCTGCGCCAATGCCGGTATCGGAAACGGTGGCCAGACGCTGGACCACACCAGCGAAGAAGACTGGACCGACATGATCGACGTCAACCTCTCCGGCGTCTGGAAGTCGGTCAAAGCCGCGGTGCCGCACCTCATCTCGCAGGGGCAGGGTGGATCGATCATTCTGACCAGCTCGGTGGGCGGACTCAAGGCCTACCCGCACACGGGGCACTACATCGCGGCCAAGCATGGCGTGGTCGGGCTGATGCGGACCTTCGCCGTGGAGCTGGGCCACCACTCGATCCGGGTGAACTCGGTGCACCCCACGAACGTGAACACCCCGCTGTTCATGAACGAGGGCACCATGAAGCTGTTCCGTCCCGACCTGGAGAACCCGGGCCCGGACGACATGAAGGTCGTCGCGCAGATGATGCACGTGCTGCCGGTGGGCTGGGTCGAGCCAGTGGACATCAGCAACGCCGTGCTGTTCCTGGCCTCGGACGAATCCCGTTATGTGACAGGTCTTCCCATGACCGTCGACGCCGGAAGCATGCTCAAGTAA
- a CDS encoding mycofactocin-coupled SDR family oxidoreductase, with the protein MNAGTGRVAGKKILITGAARGMGRSHAVRLAEEGADLILADICESLAVLEYPLATRDDLDETARLVRESGRRAATYVVDVRDADALRAAVDDGVQQLGGLDGAIANAGVLTAGTWDTTTAEQWRAVVDVNLIGTWNTCAAALPHLIDRGGSIVNISSAAGTKGTPLHLPYTASKHGIVGLSKSLANEVAAQGVRVNTVHPTGVPTGMQPPSLHALIRETRPDLAPLFANALPVVMAEAIDISNAVLYLMSDESRYVTGLELKVDAGVTIR; encoded by the coding sequence GTGAATGCCGGCACCGGCAGAGTCGCCGGCAAGAAGATATTGATCACGGGCGCGGCCCGCGGGATGGGCCGCAGCCACGCGGTGCGCCTCGCCGAGGAGGGCGCCGATCTCATTCTCGCGGACATCTGCGAGTCCCTCGCCGTCCTCGAGTACCCACTGGCCACGCGCGACGATCTCGACGAAACCGCCAGACTGGTGCGGGAATCCGGACGCCGCGCCGCGACGTACGTCGTCGACGTCCGCGATGCCGACGCGTTGCGCGCGGCAGTCGACGACGGCGTGCAGCAGTTGGGCGGCCTCGACGGCGCCATTGCCAATGCCGGGGTCCTCACCGCGGGCACGTGGGACACCACCACCGCAGAACAATGGCGCGCCGTGGTCGATGTGAACCTGATCGGGACGTGGAACACCTGCGCAGCGGCGCTGCCCCACCTGATCGACCGAGGCGGCAGCATCGTCAACATCAGCTCCGCTGCCGGTACCAAAGGGACACCGCTTCACCTCCCCTATACCGCGTCCAAGCACGGGATCGTGGGGCTCAGCAAGAGCCTGGCCAATGAGGTTGCCGCGCAGGGTGTTCGAGTGAACACAGTGCATCCCACCGGAGTGCCGACCGGAATGCAGCCGCCGTCCCTGCACGCCCTGATCCGGGAGACGCGGCCTGACCTGGCACCGCTTTTCGCCAATGCCCTACCGGTCGTCATGGCCGAGGCCATCGACATCAGCAACGCGGTGCTGTACCTGATGTCCGACGAATCCCGTTACGTCACGGGCCTCGAACTCAAAGTCGATGCCGGCGTCACCATTCGGTGA
- a CDS encoding HNH endonuclease signature motif containing protein, translating to MSTTAMAFDVESPSPCERLDTFVVEIGELIGQRNAIDGRLVEIVAEIDRDGLWGATGARSLPALVAWKTGVSPRNAEVMVAVAHRIEEFPRCAEAMREGRLSLDQVGVVAEHAADGSDEHYAQFAESATVTQLRTAVKLEPRPDPELETKPEPEPERSIRKTTHEDGSTTYKIRLPKLEAAKFDAAVASHQDALVADWRRAHEDGQPSDEAPPFPNQVDGFMSLVEAGWDTDVERRPHGQHTTVVVHMDAEKRAAALHLGLALTDDERRLLLCDATCEVWLEKHGQPFGAGRSTRTISRRLRRALEHRDRCCRVPGCGATRGLHAHHIIHWENGGETELHNLVLVCPYHHQLHHKRVITITGPADRLVVTDSAGRQLDGGSLARPPTIPPPNVRPCPGPTGERAQWWWYQPFEPPPTQPAG from the coding sequence ATGTCCACCACGGCAATGGCTTTCGATGTTGAGTCGCCGTCGCCGTGTGAGCGTCTCGATACGTTCGTCGTGGAGATCGGGGAGTTGATCGGTCAGCGCAACGCGATCGATGGCCGGTTGGTGGAGATCGTGGCCGAGATCGATCGTGATGGGTTGTGGGGCGCGACGGGGGCGCGGTCGCTTCCTGCGTTGGTGGCGTGGAAGACCGGGGTGTCACCGCGCAATGCGGAAGTGATGGTGGCGGTCGCGCACCGGATCGAGGAATTCCCGCGCTGCGCCGAGGCGATGCGGGAAGGCCGGTTGTCGCTGGATCAGGTCGGCGTCGTCGCCGAGCACGCCGCCGACGGCTCTGATGAGCATTACGCACAGTTCGCCGAAAGCGCCACGGTCACCCAACTACGGACCGCGGTGAAGTTGGAGCCGCGCCCGGACCCCGAGCTGGAAACGAAGCCGGAGCCGGAGCCGGAGCGGTCGATCCGCAAGACCACGCACGAGGACGGGTCCACGACATACAAGATTCGGCTGCCCAAGCTGGAGGCCGCCAAGTTCGATGCGGCGGTGGCGTCGCATCAGGATGCGTTGGTGGCGGACTGGAGGCGCGCCCACGAGGATGGGCAACCGTCCGACGAGGCGCCGCCGTTCCCGAATCAGGTGGACGGGTTCATGAGCCTGGTGGAGGCCGGCTGGGACACCGATGTGGAACGCCGTCCGCATGGGCAGCACACCACCGTGGTGGTGCACATGGATGCGGAAAAGCGGGCGGCGGCATTGCATTTGGGCCTGGCGCTGACCGATGACGAACGCCGGCTGCTGTTGTGTGACGCGACGTGTGAGGTGTGGCTCGAGAAGCATGGTCAGCCGTTCGGTGCCGGCCGGTCGACGCGCACCATCAGCCGCCGCCTGCGCCGCGCGTTGGAACACCGCGACCGCTGCTGTCGAGTGCCTGGGTGTGGGGCGACCCGCGGATTGCATGCGCATCACATCATTCATTGGGAGAACGGCGGGGAAACCGAACTGCACAACCTGGTGCTGGTGTGCCCGTACCACCACCAGCTGCACCACAAGCGGGTCATCACCATCACCGGCCCGGCTGATCGGCTGGTCGTGACCGACTCCGCGGGTCGACAACTCGACGGTGGATCCCTGGCGAGGCCACCGACCATTCCGCCACCCAATGTTCGGCCGTGTCCCGGACCGACCGGGGAACGCGCCCAATGGTGGTGGTACCAACCTTTCGAACCTCCACCCACGCAGCCGGCCGGCTAG
- a CDS encoding cytochrome P450, translating to MADLADVDYFTNPDIAQDPYAYWDHLRQQGPVVREPHYGVVAVTGYQEVQAAFKDVDSFSAVNAIGGPFPPLPFTPDGDDISELIEAHRHEFPIFEHMVVMDPPEHENARSLLSRLLTPRRLQENSDYMWGLADRQFDEFIANGRCEFLGEYGKPFATLAIADLLGVPEDDRPEIRRNLGAGNVPGSAVGALDHEPVGSNPLQYLDDLFSGYIADRREHPREDVLTGLATATYPDGSVPPLLEVVRPATFLFAAGQETVTKLLSSAVKVLGDNPGLQHHLRENRDLISPFIEEALRFESPTKVDFRLCRKSTTLGGVPIKAGTVMMLCLGAANRDPRKFDNPNEFRLDRKNVREHIAFGRGIHTCAGAPLARVEGRVTINRLLDRTRDIRISEAKHGAPGHRNYGYEPTFLLRGLTELHIEFTEARR from the coding sequence GTGGCCGACCTCGCCGACGTCGACTACTTCACGAACCCCGACATCGCCCAGGACCCGTACGCGTACTGGGATCACCTGCGTCAGCAGGGGCCTGTCGTTCGCGAACCGCACTACGGCGTGGTGGCGGTGACCGGGTACCAAGAAGTCCAGGCGGCCTTCAAGGATGTCGATTCGTTCTCGGCGGTCAATGCCATCGGCGGCCCGTTCCCGCCGCTCCCGTTCACCCCGGATGGGGACGACATCAGCGAGCTCATCGAGGCACACCGTCACGAGTTCCCGATCTTCGAACACATGGTGGTGATGGATCCGCCCGAGCACGAGAACGCCCGGTCCCTGCTGAGCCGGCTGCTGACCCCGCGCCGCCTGCAGGAGAACTCGGACTACATGTGGGGTCTCGCCGACCGGCAGTTCGACGAGTTCATCGCGAACGGCCGGTGTGAGTTCCTCGGCGAGTACGGCAAGCCGTTCGCGACGCTGGCGATCGCGGATCTACTCGGCGTACCCGAGGACGATCGCCCCGAGATCCGGCGCAACCTCGGAGCCGGCAACGTACCGGGATCCGCGGTCGGCGCATTGGACCATGAACCCGTCGGCTCCAATCCCCTTCAGTACCTTGACGATCTGTTCAGCGGCTATATCGCCGACCGGCGCGAGCACCCGCGCGAAGATGTGCTGACCGGGCTGGCCACCGCCACCTATCCCGACGGCTCCGTCCCGCCGCTGCTCGAGGTGGTGCGGCCGGCGACGTTCCTGTTCGCCGCCGGGCAGGAAACCGTCACGAAGCTGCTCAGTTCCGCCGTCAAGGTGCTGGGCGACAACCCCGGGCTGCAGCATCACCTGCGGGAGAACCGCGACCTGATCTCGCCATTCATCGAGGAGGCACTGCGCTTCGAGAGCCCCACCAAGGTGGACTTCCGCCTGTGCCGCAAGTCCACCACCCTGGGTGGCGTGCCGATCAAGGCCGGCACCGTGATGATGCTGTGTCTCGGGGCGGCCAACCGGGATCCCCGAAAGTTCGACAATCCCAACGAGTTCCGTCTCGATCGCAAGAACGTGCGCGAACACATCGCCTTCGGCCGTGGCATCCACACCTGCGCCGGCGCTCCCCTGGCCCGGGTCGAGGGCCGGGTCACCATCAACCGCCTACTCGACCGGACGCGCGACATCCGGATCAGCGAGGCCAAGCACGGCGCCCCGGGCCATCGCAACTACGGCTACGAGCCGACGTTCCTGCTGCGCGGCCTCACCGAGCTGCACATCGAGTTCACCGAGGCGCGGCGATGA